TGATTTTAAGTTTTTCATATGCTAATTTAGCTATCATTGCTGCGTTATCAGTACAATATTCCATTTTTGGAACAAAAGTATTTGAAATACCGTATTTTTGACCTAACTCAATAATGATTTTTCTGATTTCACTATTAGCACTAACTCCACCAGCAACTGTTAAAGTTTTTGGTTTAAATTCTTCAATTGCTTTTGCTAATTTTGTTTCAACAATTTTAGTTGCAGCATATTGAAAACTAGCAGCTATATCTGCTACTGGGATTTCTTCATTCTTTTGATTTAAATTATGGATTAAATTGATTACAGCTGTTTTTAATCCTGAATATGAAAAGTCATAACTTTCATCATTTTTTGAAATAGGAAACTTAAAAGCTGTTTGATTACCTTCTTTAGCTAGTTTATCAAGCTTAGGTCCACCAGGATATTCTAATCCAATTACTCTTGCAACTTTGTCATAACATTCTCCAATTGCATCATCTAACGTAGTTCCAACCACTTTAAAATCATTAGGTGAATTAACAATTTCAATTTGTGTATGACCACCACTAACAACCATGGCTAAAACAGGATATATAAATTCATTTTCAATAGATGCTCCATAAATATGACCTTCAATATGGTGTAAAGGCATTAATGGTTTGTTAATGTAGCTGGCAATTGTTTCAGCAACTAGTCTTCCAATAATTAAAGACCCAATTAAACCTGGTTTTTCAGTATATGCAACATAATCTATTGTTTCAACTTTTGTATTTGTTGTATCTAATGCTGCTTTAATAACTCAAGAAATATTTTCTAGATGTAATCTTGCAGCTAATTCAGGAACAACACCACCAAAATTAACGTGTTGTTCTATTTGTGATGAAATAATATTTGTTAATATTTTTCCATCATCAATTATTGAAATTGAAAACTCATCACAACTTGATTCAATCGCTAATATTTTCATGTGTCCTCCTTTTATTTAGTACATTATTATAATTCTATAATATACAAATTAAAAATAAAAAAACTTAAAAATTAATTTAAGTTTTTATTAGTTTAATTATAGATCAAAAGCATAAGTGTATTCAGTTGTATATTTTGACTTATTATCAGAATAAATTTTAATAGTTTCTTTATTTGCTTCACTCTTACTTTCATAAATTAAAATAACTTCATCATCAAGTAATGCATTTAAAGCATTTTTTAAATTTTTCTTAATTGCTTTATTATAGTTTAGTATTTTAATTGTTGATTTTTCACCATCGGACTCATACAATACTTTCCATCATTAATTCAGTCTTTTACATATAATTTTCAGTTACTTTTATTATTATTAATTAGGTTTTGCATTTGTCTTCAACCATTAACATCACTTATTTTTCTTGTACTATTTAATGTGTTTGCTTCTTCAAATTTTGGTCATAAACTTAATACATAGTATAGTATAGTAACTCCAACTGGAGAGAAAGATTCTTCAATTTCTACTTTTTCATTTGTGAAAGTTACCTTCATATCGCCTTCTACTGATTTAAATAATTCATTTAAATCAGATGTTTTAATTGTTTTACCTGCTCCATCAGAATCTGCGTTTTTTCACATGAAACAACTGCTGAAGATCCTGTTGCTATTAATCCAACAGCACCTAAAATTGCTATTAATTTTTTCATTTCTGTAAATCCTTTTTTTCTAAAATGGCGTAACACCATAAAGTTAATATTGCAAAAAAACACTATAGTTGGAAATGTTTATATCGTATTATTGATTATAATCTTTTAATAAACTCTTCATACATTTTTGAAATGTTATACCCAAATTTTTGAGCAACTTCAGTATGTAAATAATCAATTTTAAAAATGTTACCGTTTTTAAACAACATTCTTAAATCAGCAGTGTCACCCATTACCCCTAATTTAACATCTTCAATTTGTTCTAAACCAAATTGCTTAATTTGACTTGCTGTTTGAATAAATTTACTAATGGTAAATAATCTTTTATTTGTTAATAAAATCATGTGGGCAAAAGCATTAATTTCCCCAACAATAATGTCAACAACAAATTCATTAGATACAAAATATTTTTCAACTTCTTGAAATTCTTTTTTGTCTAACAATTCATATTTATTAAAATTGTAAATTTCTAATTTACTTAAGTATTCTTTATTTATCATATATTGATTATACCAAATAAAAAAACACATTAATGTGGCTTATTCATCATTGAGCAAGTTGTTTATTTGGTTAGCATCTTCAACAACTTGCATTACTTGATCTAAATTATCAATGATAGCACCAGAAGCCAATTTGTGACCTCCACCGCCTCATTTAACTGCTAAATCATTGATTGCTAAATTATTTGAACGGAATTCAACTCTTCATTTACCATCTTCTCTAATAGAGAATGTAATTCAAATATCAATTCCTTCAATATCTTTTAGTAAGTTTGAAAATTTCCCATTTTCATCATAACTTAAATTATATTTTTTCATTAACTCATCAGTTAAAATAACATAACCAACTTTATGATCTGTTACTTTTGCTGAAGCAATTAATTCTGATTGTAAAGCTATTACAGGGAATGAACGCTTGTACATAGTTTTATACATTTCTGAAACATCAAATCCAGTTCCAATTAATTTAGCTGCTACTTCAAATGTTCTTGGTGATAATCCACCGAATAAGAATCTTCCACTATCTGTGCATATTCCATGATAAATGACTCTAGCAGCAACTGGAGTGATTTCTCAATTGTTTTGAATTGCTAAATCACCAACCATTTCACTTGCACTTGTATAAGTTACATCAACTCAAGATAAATCTCCATATGGTGTTGCATCTGGGTGATGATCAATTTTTAGTAAATAAGCACCTTTGTCATAATTTTGGTTATCAATTCTTTCAACATTACCACAATCAGTTACAATAACTAATGCTTCATTAAAAATTGATTCATCTGTAAATTCATCAGGTTTACCTGCATGTTTTAAGTATTCAATTTCTTCTCCAAATGCATAAACTTCTTTATTTGGGTAATTTGTTTTAATTAATTCTTTTAAACCTAATTGTGATCCATAAGAATCACCATCAGGAATAATATGCCTTAAAATAATTATCTTGTTGTATTTTTCAATAACGTCTTTAATCTGTTTGTAAATTGTCATAGTTCTCCTTGTTTTATTAAGTATATTTTATCAACTAATTAATAAAACATTTAAATTTGCAATAAAAAAGTAACTCTTTACAGAATTACTATTTTAATTAAAATCTAAAAAACTAATTATTTAGATGCTTTAGCTGATCTTTTTACTTTTGCATTTTTTAATTCATCTGCTTCAACTGCTTTACGTAATTCTCTAGCCATGTTTGGTGAGATTAAGTTGTTGATTAAGAAACTTGAAATTGATAAGTAAATTCAAAATCCAACTAATGTAGAATCGTTAATTGCTGCGAAAATTTCTACCATGTTGTGATCTGATGGACCATATAATGACATAAAGTTTGAAACAGTAGCGATTGTCCATGCGATCATTGGTAAAATGATACCATCAATTAATAATTTTTTAGATAAAGTTTTGTGTTGTTTGAAACTATCTACTAATGTAGCAATTACATAGAAAATTAAACTTGTTGATAATACTAAGTAAGCTACTGCTGAGAATCATACTCAAATTTGAGCTGATGATCCTGGAGCAACAATATTAACTTTTGAAACACCAACAACTCCTGCTGAAATTGTAATGAAAGTTAATACATATAATGAGTAGAAGATTACAGCTGGTCTAACTAAAATATTTTTAATATTTTTGTATTGTTCATTTCTAAAAATCATTAATGCATGAGCAATAATTGTTAAAATTACTCAAGAAATGAAAAATGTTGCTGCTACAGCTAAAGTTCTAACATCACCTGCTAAATCATTAACTAATCCATTAATTAATCCTCCAACAAATGCTGAAATAATAATTGCTGGTATAAACATTGTGATTAAGAAGAAATTGAATTTAAAGATTTCTAAACTATAAATTTTTCATCCTAAATTGTTATTTGCTTTATCTTGTAATGCTTTATGGTAAGCTATTGAATATTTTGAACCTGTTGCACAGTATTCGTATCCACGTTTTAAGTCAAAGAATAATTCATCTCCACGACCGTTAATTGAACGTCTTCTTTCTTTTTCATACATTTCTTTGATTGATTCTGTAACAACTTTTGCTGAATCAGCAAAAACTGTTAAGTCTCCTTCTCTGATAAGTACTGAACAAATTTCATCCATCATAATGTTTAAGAATTCTGGTCTAAATGCTAATCCTGAGTAAGCTGCATAATCAGCTTTAACTGCTTCGAAGTTTCCTTCTGCTAATTTAGCTTGTAATCCTTCTGTAAATGAAATTGTTTTTTGGTAGTTGTATAAAACGTTTGATTGACGGTTTTTCATGTAATCTTTCATTCCAATAACTGTTCCAAATAATAATTGTTTTGTTAAAGGTATGAACATTGCGAATACCCCCCCAACTAAAATCATTTTGAATGGATCCAATAATGTTTTTAGTAATGAGTTGGCTGCCATAAATCCGTTTAATACATAATTTCCACCTTCAGGAGAATTATTTGCAGCATTAATAAGAATTTTAATAAATTCTACATTTGTAGCTCCTCCAAGTGTAAATGCATCTGAAGTTAAGAAACCTGTTGTTGCTGCTCCTCCTGATGGAACTGCAGATAAAAGATCAAGAGCTGTTAATTTTGATCCAGCTGCTAGTAATATAGCATCAAGTCCTGCTGAATCTTTAATTCCTGCAACAACTAATAATTCATCTAATGTTTTATTTCAGTTTGTTCCTGATCCCAATTGAACTCCACCGATGTTGTAAATTGCAACTGAATCAATTCAAGCTGAGTAACCAAAATAAATAACTGCAACAACTAGTAATAAAATAACTAATCTAACTGTTTTTCTCATTTTTTTATTCCTTTCTTGTAACTTAAATATTATAACAAAAAAATCGAGCAGTTTCTCGATTTTAGATTTTTTGTGCACTTGTGCCCTTATTTAATTACTATATTAACAATCTTGTCAATAACAGCAATTTCTTTAATAATCTCTTTGTCTTTAATGTAACTAATGATATTCTCATGTTTTTTAGCTAATTCAATTAGTTTATCTTTAATAGTCCCTTTTTCAACTTCAATAGTTGCTCTTAATTTACCATTAATTTGTAATGCAATAACTACTATATTTGATACTAATTTTGAAGAATCAAATTCTGGTCATGTTGCTTTTGTAATTGAAGGTTTATGTCCAAGTTTTTCTCATAATTCTTCCCCAATAAATGGAGCATAGATACTTAACATTTTTACAAACCCTTCAATGTAAGGACGATATACTGGTCCTTGATGTTTATAAACCGCATTAACAAATACCATTAATTGAGAAATAGCAGTATTGAATTTTAATGATTGAATCATTTCTCCCACTTTTTTAACAACATCGTTATATACAAAATCAAGTTTTGTATCATTAACATCAGTTAACTCAGCAGATACTACCATTCGATAAGCACGGTGAATTCATTTTAATGCTGAATCTAATCCTTCTTCACTTCATGGTAATGAAGCATCCAACGGCCCCATGAACATTTCATATAATCTTAAACTATCAGCACCATGAGTTAAAACAATATCATCAGGACTAATTACATTTCCTCATGACTTAGACATTTTTCTTCCATCTGATCCTAAAATCATTCCTTGGTTAAATAATTGTTTAAATGGTTCTTTTACTGAAGTAATACCTAGATCATATAAAACATAGTTTCAAAATCTTGCATATAATAAATGACCAACAGCATGTTCTTGTCCACCAACATATAAATCAACTGGCATTCATTTTGCGAAACGTTTTTTAGCTTCTTCACTATTAATATTAATAAACTCATTTGGTCCATCAGCTAAAATGTAAGCTAAGTAATATCAACTTGAACCAGCAGATTGAGGCATTGTATTTGTTTCTCTTTTGTATTTAACACCATCAATTTCAACATTAACTCATTCTTCTACGTTTGCTAATGGTGATTCTCCAGTTCCACTCGGTTTGATATTTTTAATTCTTGGTAATTCAACTGGTAAATCTTCAATTAGAGTAATTTCTTGATTTGGACCATATAATAC
This region of Mesoplasma melaleucae genomic DNA includes:
- a CDS encoding DHH family phosphoesterase, whose protein sequence is MTIYKQIKDVIEKYNKIIILRHIIPDGDSYGSQLGLKELIKTNYPNKEVYAFGEEIEYLKHAGKPDEFTDESIFNEALVIVTDCGNVERIDNQNYDKGAYLLKIDHHPDATPYGDLSWVDVTYTSASEMVGDLAIQNNWEITPVAARVIYHGICTDSGRFLFGGLSPRTFEVAAKLIGTGFDVSEMYKTMYKRSFPVIALQSELIASAKVTDHKVGYVILTDELMKKYNLSYDENGKFSNLLKDIEGIDIWITFSIREDGKWRVEFRSNNLAINDLAVKWGGGGHKLASGAIIDNLDQVMQVVEDANQINNLLNDE
- a CDS encoding lipoprotein codes for the protein MVLRHFRKKGFTEMKKLIAILGAVGLIATGSSAVVSCEKTQILMEQVKQLKHLI
- the tsaD gene encoding tRNA (adenosine(37)-N6)-threonylcarbamoyltransferase complex transferase subunit TsaD, producing the protein MKILAIESSCDEFSISIIDDGKILTNIISSQIEQHVNFGGVVPELAARLHLENISWVIKAALDTTNTKVETIDYVAYTEKPGLIGSLIIGRLVAETIASYINKPLMPLHHIEGHIYGASIENEFIYPVLAMVVSGGHTQIEIVNSPNDFKVVGTTLDDAIGECYDKVARVIGLEYPGGPKLDKLAKEGNQTAFKFPISKNDESYDFSYSGLKTAVINLIHNLNQKNEEIPVADIAASFQYAATKIVETKLAKAIEEFKPKTLTVAGGVSANSEIRKIIIELGQKYGISNTFVPKMEYCTDNAAMIAKLAYEKLKISK
- a CDS encoding PH domain-containing protein produces the protein MINKEYLSKLEIYNFNKYELLDKKEFQEVEKYFVSNEFVVDIIVGEINAFAHMILLTNKRLFTISKFIQTASQIKQFGLEQIEDVKLGVMGDTADLRMLFKNGNIFKIDYLHTEVAQKFGYNISKMYEEFIKRL